The genomic region AACATTGAACCTGTAGTATGCTTGTACCATTTTGACATGCCGCTTACTCTGGCGAATAAATATGGAGGTTGGCAGTCACGGCAAATGTTCGAGGCCTTCAAAGCCTACGCTCAAATCGTGATCGAGCGCTTCGGTACACGCGTGAAATATTATATTCCTTTTAACGAACAGAATGCAGCCGTGTCCATCCAGATGAAGAATCTGGAAGAGCTTATCCCGCAATCACACATGCAACATACGGCCGCAGCGGTGCAACATCATATGTTCATGGCTTCGGCAGCAGTACGAAACATCGCACGGGAGTATGCACCGCACGCGATGGTAGGGGGCATGGTTAATTTTGCACCCTTTTACCCTTCGACCAGTAAACCGGAAGATGTACTAACCGCTCAGAAGGCGAATCGCAGATATAATTACCGGATGTTAGATGTATTTGCGAATGGCGAGTACCCGGCAGATCAACTGCATGAATGGCGCTTGAATGAGGTAACACCGCCCTTTCAGGAGGGCGATCTCTCTTATTTGAAAGAGGGCAAGATGGACTTTCTGGCTCACAGTTACTATCAATCCTTAACGATTCAGAGTGGTATGGAAGTGACTATCGAATCCATTTGGGACTTTTTTCTTGGAGGGAAATCACTAAACAATGCATATTTGAAAACAAGCGAATGGGGCTGGGCTATTGATCCGGTTGGTCTGCGGCTTACGGTCAAAGAGATATATGACAACTATAAGTTACCGGTATTCACCATAGAGTGTGGAATTGGCGTCAAAGAAGAGCTGGATGAGAATGATACGGTGCTAGACGATTATCGCATAGCCTATTTTCGCGAACATATTGAGCAACTCAGACTAGCAGTTTCTCAGGACGGCGTAGATCTGATGGGCTTTCTCACATGGGGACCTATCGATATATTAAGCTCACAAGGTGAAATGAAGAAGCGTTACGGGTTTATTTATGTCAATCGCACCGAAACAGATCTGAGAGATTTGAAGCGTTACAAGAAGACAAGTTACAACTGGTTTAGAGAGGTTATTTCCAGTAATGGAGAAGACCTGGAATGAATAAATGAATGAACGAAATGATCATGTGGTTACGACCGTTCTCTGGAATACTTCCGGAAAACGGTCATTTGTTTTGTTTGGATGCACTATTGCTTAAATGAATGTTCCACCGAACGGCTCACTTTCTCAATAAATTGAGCTATTTCTTGCGGAGTTTCCTTCATCCCATGTTTAATCCAATTTTTAATGACTGCTGCACTGCCGCTCGAAATGAATGAATAGTATGATTCAAGCGTATTCACATCCATGTGAGGCATTTGTTCCCTCCATACTTCAATACTTCGATCATGCAAAATATAGATCACCCGTTCCAAATAATCTCCATTCCCATGATCAGAGAACAGGATGGTACACAGGTCACTGTTATCAGCAATATGTTCGCAGATTTCAACGAATGAACTTTTAACATGTCCATCATCCAGTATAGAACGTTCTATAAGCTCCTTAATAACCGCAAAAAATGATTCTTCAATGCTTGAAAGCAAATGAACTGGAGAATGATAGTGCATATAGAACGTATTACGATTAAGATTCGCTTGTCTACATAAGTCAGTCACGGTAATTTTGTTAATTGGACGCTCTTTCATAAGTGCTAAGAGACTTTCTCTTAATACCATTTTGCTATATTGAATTCTGCGGTCTTCTTGCATTCCCCTTAATTACCCTCCTAATGATGCAAAATCATCGAGCTAACAGACATAATCCGTTGTTTCGTTCGTTAACTATCATTTGTTATCGAACTGCCTGTTGTTTATCGAACAGTGTGTACATATACTATAACCAGAGTAACAGATTATTACCTTTTGGAGGAACAATTAATGAAAGTAACCTATGCAATGATAGATAAAGAATTACGTCTGAAAGGTAGGATTTTGAACATCTTAATGAGTCCCTCAAGTGAAGACCGATTCTTAAAAGATATGCTCAAAAGAAAAAAACAAATTGAAAAACGAAAAGGGAAGCATCTGGAAGGGATGCACTGTCGGGAAGAATGGATTGAACGTAAAGACGGATCTAAACAGCGTATGCTTATCTATAGACCTCATCATGTCCAAGAAAACCTTCCGGGTATTCTTTGGTTACATGGAGGAGGCTACGCACAG from Paenibacillus sp. FSL R5-0341 harbors:
- a CDS encoding glycoside hydrolase family 1 protein yields the protein MSVFKNGFMWGGSVSSMQVEGAWDEDGKGLTVYDASQMKSNAETASDWKVAIDFYHRYKEDIALFAEMGFTAYRFSLSWARILPDGEGIVNEAGLQFYDRVIDELLKYNIEPVVCLYHFDMPLTLANKYGGWQSRQMFEAFKAYAQIVIERFGTRVKYYIPFNEQNAAVSIQMKNLEELIPQSHMQHTAAAVQHHMFMASAAVRNIAREYAPHAMVGGMVNFAPFYPSTSKPEDVLTAQKANRRYNYRMLDVFANGEYPADQLHEWRLNEVTPPFQEGDLSYLKEGKMDFLAHSYYQSLTIQSGMEVTIESIWDFFLGGKSLNNAYLKTSEWGWAIDPVGLRLTVKEIYDNYKLPVFTIECGIGVKEELDENDTVLDDYRIAYFREHIEQLRLAVSQDGVDLMGFLTWGPIDILSSQGEMKKRYGFIYVNRTETDLRDLKRYKKTSYNWFREVISSNGEDLE
- a CDS encoding TetR-like C-terminal domain-containing protein, encoding MQEDRRIQYSKMVLRESLLALMKERPINKITVTDLCRQANLNRNTFYMHYHSPVHLLSSIEESFFAVIKELIERSILDDGHVKSSFVEICEHIADNSDLCTILFSDHGNGDYLERVIYILHDRSIEVWREQMPHMDVNTLESYYSFISSGSAAVIKNWIKHGMKETPQEIAQFIEKVSRSVEHSFKQ